In Deferribacter desulfuricans SSM1, the following are encoded in one genomic region:
- the der gene encoding ribosome biogenesis GTPase Der: MFTVGIIGRPNVGKSTLFNRLAGKRIAIVDDMPGVTRDRLEYIAEWEGKKFKIVDTCGYDLREELLKKEMIKQFYASLDEADFFVLLVDAKEGLHPLDEMVCNILREREKKFIVVANKVDNEKLQSFVADFYQLGVEEIIPISATHGKNVDILLDKIIENYVEDEEVTDFIDSIKVVVVGRPNVGKSSLINSWLGDERLIVTPIPGTTRDSVDTYFEYNSKKYTLIDTAGIRKKSVMFKDKIEKYGFYRSYDAIRRADIAVGLIDATEGVTERDVKVIADAYEAGRPVVLAINKWDAINKDEKVGKKFKEEIAEKFKFLNNPPVIFISALTRKNIFKIFDAVDNLYAEYSKRIQTSKLNKLLEHVQMLHQPPVVKNRRVKFYYMTQVDIKPPHFVIFVNYPDSVHFSYKRFIVNQLRENFGFKGVPLIVSYRKRGEET; this comes from the coding sequence ATGTTTACAGTTGGGATTATTGGTAGACCAAATGTTGGCAAGTCTACCCTTTTTAATAGATTGGCAGGTAAAAGGATTGCTATAGTCGATGATATGCCTGGTGTTACAAGGGATAGGTTAGAATATATCGCTGAATGGGAAGGTAAGAAATTTAAAATAGTAGATACCTGTGGTTATGATCTGAGAGAAGAACTGTTGAAAAAAGAGATGATAAAGCAGTTTTACGCTTCTTTAGATGAAGCAGATTTTTTTGTTTTACTTGTGGATGCTAAAGAAGGGTTACACCCATTAGATGAGATGGTTTGTAATATTTTACGTGAAAGAGAAAAAAAATTTATAGTTGTGGCAAACAAAGTAGATAACGAAAAACTTCAATCTTTTGTAGCTGATTTTTATCAGCTTGGTGTTGAAGAGATAATACCAATCAGTGCTACTCATGGTAAAAATGTTGATATACTTCTTGATAAAATAATAGAAAACTATGTTGAAGATGAAGAGGTTACAGATTTTATTGATAGTATAAAAGTTGTAGTTGTAGGACGTCCTAATGTGGGTAAGTCAAGCCTTATTAATAGTTGGTTAGGGGATGAAAGGTTGATTGTTACTCCAATTCCTGGCACTACAAGGGATAGTGTGGATACTTATTTTGAGTATAATTCAAAAAAATATACATTGATAGATACTGCTGGAATAAGAAAAAAATCTGTTATGTTTAAAGATAAGATCGAGAAGTATGGATTTTACAGAAGTTATGATGCAATTAGACGAGCAGATATTGCTGTAGGGTTAATTGATGCTACGGAGGGGGTTACAGAGAGAGATGTAAAAGTAATTGCAGATGCTTATGAAGCTGGAAGGCCAGTTGTTTTAGCTATAAACAAGTGGGATGCTATTAATAAGGATGAAAAGGTTGGTAAAAAATTTAAAGAAGAAATAGCCGAAAAATTTAAATTTTTAAATAATCCCCCAGTAATATTTATATCTGCTTTAACAAGAAAAAATATATTCAAGATATTTGATGCTGTTGATAACCTTTATGCTGAATACTCTAAGAGGATTCAGACTTCAAAGCTTAATAAACTTTTAGAACATGTTCAAATGCTTCATCAACCACCAGTAGTAAAAAATAGAAGAGTGAAATTTTATTATATGACTCAGGTAGATATAAAACCACCGCATTTTGTTATTTTTGTAAATTATCCAGATTCAGTTCATTTTTCATATAAAAGGTTTATCGTTAACCAATTAAGAGAAAATTTTGGATTTAAAGGTGTACCATTAATAGTAAGTTATAGAAAACGTGGTGAAGAAACATAA
- a CDS encoding NAD(P)/FAD-dependent oxidoreductase, with protein sequence MNLKKKVIIIGAGFAGLNAAKQLSKYKEIDVTIIDKKNHHLFQPLLYQVATAGLNESDIAYPIRSIFRKQKNVTVYKDTVENIDFKEKVVITKSKRLYYDYLIIAAGAEENYFGNTEWKKFAPTLKTLKDAQILRNKILNAFEMAEKATSDQEMKKYLTFIVIGGGPTGVELAGAIGEMTRITLAKDFRNIDPRLSRILLIEAGKRILPSFDENLTSKAVKDLESLGVQVWTNSLVTEITDDSIKIGNEQIEAATVIWAAGIKANSLSSIIPSEKDKMGRVFTANDLSLKNFPEVFVCGDLAHFIQNGEPLPGIAPVAMQQGKHVAKQIINDLKNKKREEFVYFDKGQLATIGKSKAIAEIRNLKLSGFLAWITWIFVHILYLTGFKNRIFVTLQWAWSYITFKKGARLIIDDEK encoded by the coding sequence GTGAATTTGAAAAAGAAGGTTATAATTATTGGGGCAGGTTTTGCTGGCTTAAATGCAGCAAAGCAGCTTTCAAAATATAAAGAAATTGATGTCACAATCATAGATAAAAAAAACCATCACCTTTTCCAACCTTTATTATACCAAGTTGCAACTGCAGGCCTTAATGAATCAGATATTGCCTACCCTATCAGAAGTATATTTAGAAAACAGAAAAATGTAACAGTATATAAAGATACTGTAGAAAATATAGATTTTAAAGAAAAAGTGGTAATAACAAAATCAAAAAGATTATACTACGACTATTTAATAATTGCCGCTGGAGCAGAAGAAAACTACTTTGGAAATACAGAATGGAAAAAATTTGCACCTACATTGAAAACGTTAAAAGATGCACAAATATTAAGGAATAAAATCTTAAACGCTTTTGAAATGGCTGAAAAAGCTACAAGCGATCAAGAGATGAAAAAATACTTAACATTTATCGTTATTGGTGGTGGCCCCACTGGTGTAGAACTTGCAGGTGCAATAGGCGAAATGACAAGAATAACCTTAGCTAAAGATTTTAGAAATATAGATCCACGTTTATCAAGAATTTTATTAATTGAAGCTGGGAAAAGAATATTGCCTTCATTTGATGAAAATCTCACTAGTAAAGCAGTCAAAGATTTAGAATCTCTTGGTGTGCAAGTATGGACAAATAGTCTTGTGACAGAAATCACCGACGATAGTATAAAAATCGGGAATGAACAAATAGAAGCAGCAACTGTTATCTGGGCTGCAGGGATAAAAGCTAATAGTTTATCATCAATAATCCCCTCCGAAAAGGATAAAATGGGTAGGGTATTTACTGCAAACGATTTAAGTCTCAAAAATTTCCCAGAAGTGTTCGTATGTGGTGATTTAGCTCACTTTATACAAAATGGAGAGCCTTTACCTGGGATAGCACCAGTTGCAATGCAACAAGGTAAACATGTAGCAAAACAGATTATAAATGATTTAAAGAATAAAAAAAGAGAAGAGTTTGTTTATTTTGATAAAGGGCAACTTGCAACAATAGGGAAAAGTAAGGCAATAGCAGAGATTAGAAATCTCAAGTTATCAGGATTTTTAGCATGGATTACCTGGATCTTTGTTCATATCCTCTATTTAACAGGCTTTAAAAATAGAATTTTTGTTACTCTACAATGGGCATGGTCATATATTACTTTTAAAAAGGGAGCACGTTTAATAATTGATGATGAAAAATAA
- a CDS encoding NADP-dependent malic enzyme, which translates to MEKKGKITKEEALEYHAGARPGKIEVVPTKPCYTQRDLSLAYTPGVAIPCEEIEKNPDLAFEYTAKGNLVAVVSNGTAVLGLGNIGALAGKPVMEGKGVLFKRFADVDVFDIEVNSQNPDDVIKVCELLEPTFGGINLEDIKAPDCFYIEEELKKKLSIPVFHDDQHGTAIICAAALINALELVNKKIDEVKIVINGAGAAGIAIAKLVLSLGAKKENIYLCDSKGVIYKGRKEGMNKYKEEFANDTDKRTLEDAMDGADVFLGVSVKGAVTKKMVKMMNRNPIIMAMANPDPEITPEEVAEVRGDAIMATGRSDYPNQVNNVLGFPFIFRGALDVRAKEINEDMKVAAVKALAALAKEDVPENVCKAYGVERIEFGKDYIIPKPFDPRVLTWVAPAVAKAAMDSGVARKPITDFEKYKDYLESRLSFAKEFTREIIHIAKQTPKRIVLPEGDFEKVLRAAQKIVEEGFGTPILLGNKENILELAKTYNINLTGCEIIEPAKSDKLEEYTNQLFEMRQRKGMTYIEAKRRLSKIYNYFGALMVLNGEADCMLTGYSRSYGDSIKPILETMSLQKGYTVPSGSYFMVFKNRLVLCADTTVNIDPDADQLAQIAIQSAETVEKFGIEPKIAMLSFSNFGSVRIPRTIKVAEAMKIVKEKFPQITIDGDMQADTATYPPIAEEAFPFSEIKGDANILIFPNLEAGNIAYKLLYRLGNGIAIGPILQGFCKSVHVLQRGSEVNEIVNMAAIAVVDAEWKRVNKEKICL; encoded by the coding sequence ATGGAAAAGAAAGGTAAAATAACAAAAGAGGAAGCATTAGAATATCATGCAGGTGCCAGGCCTGGCAAAATCGAAGTAGTCCCCACTAAACCATGTTATACACAAAGAGATTTATCATTGGCATATACTCCAGGAGTCGCAATTCCTTGTGAAGAAATAGAAAAAAATCCTGATTTAGCTTTTGAATATACAGCAAAAGGGAACTTAGTCGCAGTGGTATCTAATGGTACCGCAGTTTTAGGGCTTGGTAATATAGGTGCTCTCGCAGGAAAACCGGTAATGGAAGGTAAAGGTGTACTTTTTAAAAGATTTGCAGATGTTGATGTTTTTGATATTGAAGTTAATTCTCAAAATCCTGATGATGTTATAAAAGTTTGTGAACTATTAGAGCCAACATTTGGTGGAATCAATCTTGAGGATATAAAAGCACCTGATTGTTTCTATATAGAAGAAGAGCTAAAAAAGAAACTTTCAATACCAGTATTTCATGATGATCAGCATGGTACAGCCATTATCTGTGCAGCTGCGTTAATAAATGCGTTAGAACTCGTAAACAAAAAGATCGATGAAGTTAAAATTGTAATAAATGGAGCTGGTGCTGCAGGTATAGCAATAGCTAAACTAGTTCTATCCTTGGGTGCAAAAAAAGAGAATATATACCTTTGCGACTCTAAAGGTGTAATCTATAAAGGTAGAAAAGAAGGGATGAATAAATACAAAGAAGAATTTGCAAACGATACTGATAAAAGAACACTTGAAGATGCAATGGATGGTGCTGATGTATTCTTAGGTGTTTCTGTAAAAGGTGCTGTTACCAAGAAAATGGTAAAAATGATGAACAGAAACCCAATAATAATGGCTATGGCTAACCCAGACCCAGAAATTACTCCAGAAGAGGTAGCCGAGGTTAGAGGCGATGCCATTATGGCAACGGGAAGATCTGATTATCCAAACCAAGTCAACAACGTTTTAGGTTTCCCTTTTATTTTTAGAGGTGCATTAGACGTTAGAGCAAAAGAGATAAATGAGGACATGAAAGTAGCAGCTGTTAAAGCCCTTGCTGCTTTAGCAAAAGAGGACGTTCCAGAAAACGTTTGTAAAGCTTATGGAGTAGAAAGAATAGAATTTGGAAAAGATTATATTATTCCAAAACCTTTCGACCCAAGAGTTCTTACTTGGGTTGCACCTGCCGTAGCAAAAGCGGCAATGGATTCTGGGGTCGCCAGGAAACCAATAACTGACTTTGAAAAATATAAAGATTATCTTGAATCAAGACTTTCCTTTGCTAAAGAATTCACTAGAGAAATTATTCATATTGCTAAACAAACACCTAAACGTATCGTTTTACCAGAAGGTGATTTTGAAAAAGTATTAAGAGCTGCACAAAAAATTGTAGAAGAAGGTTTTGGTACACCAATACTTTTAGGTAATAAAGAAAATATTCTTGAACTAGCAAAAACATATAATATCAACTTAACTGGATGCGAAATAATAGAACCTGCAAAATCAGATAAACTAGAAGAATATACAAATCAACTTTTTGAAATGAGACAAAGAAAAGGTATGACTTATATAGAAGCAAAAAGACGTTTATCAAAAATTTATAATTACTTTGGAGCTTTAATGGTACTAAATGGTGAAGCTGATTGTATGTTAACCGGATACTCAAGAAGTTATGGTGACTCAATTAAGCCAATTTTAGAAACAATGAGTTTACAAAAGGGTTACACTGTTCCTTCTGGTTCTTATTTCATGGTATTTAAAAACAGATTAGTTTTATGTGCAGACACAACAGTTAATATTGATCCTGATGCTGATCAATTAGCACAAATTGCTATTCAGTCTGCTGAAACTGTAGAAAAATTTGGTATTGAACCAAAAATTGCTATGCTTAGCTTTTCAAACTTTGGTAGTGTTCGTATCCCAAGAACTATAAAAGTTGCTGAAGCTATGAAAATAGTTAAAGAAAAATTTCCACAAATTACAATTGATGGTGATATGCAAGCAGACACCGCAACATACCCACCAATAGCTGAAGAAGCTTTTCCTTTCTCAGAAATTAAAGGGGACGCAAATATATTAATTTTCCCAAATCTAGAAGCTGGTAATATCGCTTATAAGCTTTTATACAGATTGGGTAACGGCATAGCAATAGGTCCAATTCTTCAGGGATTCTGTAAATCTGTTCACGTGTTACAAAGAGGAAGTGAAGTTAACGAAATAGTTAATATGGCAGCCATTGCTGTAGTAGATGCAGAATGGAAAAGGGTTAATAAAGAAAAAATATGTTTATAA
- the deoC gene encoding deoxyribose-phosphate aldolase: MKYDNFVQQVIEKIDITYLKADITKSIVNRYVELCETYNFYGLCIPIAQYIENKENILKINSKKVTVIGFPFGCDPIDFKLNQIAYIKDLGIDEYDVVMNVSKFLEGDYKYVKNELTKIREFINNKIMKVIIETCYLNQEQIIDVVNILIDVGVDYVKTSTGFGHSGAKLEDIELIKKNFDGKIKIKASGGIKTFEQAKSFIDAGADRLGMSNVDDILRRYECG; this comes from the coding sequence ATGAAATATGATAATTTTGTTCAGCAAGTTATAGAAAAAATTGATATCACATACTTGAAAGCAGATATAACAAAATCTATAGTAAACAGATATGTGGAGCTATGTGAAACGTATAATTTTTATGGATTATGTATACCAATAGCACAATATATTGAGAATAAAGAAAATATATTAAAAATAAACTCTAAAAAAGTAACTGTTATAGGTTTCCCGTTCGGTTGTGATCCTATAGATTTTAAGTTAAATCAGATTGCTTATATAAAAGATCTGGGTATAGATGAATATGATGTGGTAATGAATGTGTCAAAATTTCTAGAAGGGGACTATAAATATGTAAAGAATGAGTTAACTAAAATTCGGGAATTTATTAATAATAAAATTATGAAGGTCATTATTGAAACATGTTATCTAAATCAAGAACAGATTATTGACGTTGTAAATATTTTAATAGATGTCGGTGTAGATTATGTAAAAACCAGTACTGGCTTTGGACATAGTGGAGCGAAATTAGAAGATATTGAATTGATTAAAAAGAATTTTGATGGTAAAATAAAAATCAAAGCTTCGGGTGGAATAAAAACGTTTGAACAAGCAAAATCTTTTATTGATGCTGGAGCGGATAGATTAGGAATGAGTAATGTAGATGATATTTTGAGAAGATATGAATGTGGATAG
- the xerA gene encoding site-specific tyrosine recombinase/integron integrase → MNVDSNFKHYLLVEEYLSENTIKAYLSDVKAFLDFVKIKKYDIKSEDTVISYIKNLIKKSYSIESILRKISSISVYYDYLIKEKVIDKNPVLLIDKPKKWFKLPDFLNEDEILKILDTVDKSTPHGFRDYIIINMLYTSGMRISELVNIEVSNCDFRRGIIRIKGKGGKERFVPIHKKLIEELNKYLEIRHNYFVKGRDNGYLFLNKFGNKLSREYCWKIVRKYAEMAGIKKKVSPHVFRHTFATHLLKNGADLRVIQMLLGHSSILTTEIYTQLDDDSLRNSLSIHHPRFKR, encoded by the coding sequence ATGAATGTGGATAGTAATTTTAAACATTATTTATTAGTTGAAGAATATTTAAGTGAGAATACTATTAAAGCTTATTTAAGTGATGTAAAAGCATTTTTGGATTTTGTTAAAATTAAAAAATACGACATTAAGTCTGAAGATACAGTCATTTCTTATATCAAGAATTTAATCAAAAAATCTTATTCAATAGAATCTATATTAAGAAAAATATCGAGTATTTCTGTTTATTATGATTATTTAATTAAAGAGAAAGTTATAGATAAAAATCCTGTTTTGTTAATAGATAAACCTAAAAAGTGGTTTAAATTACCTGACTTTTTAAATGAGGATGAAATTTTAAAAATTTTAGACACTGTAGATAAAAGTACTCCGCATGGATTTAGAGATTATATCATAATAAATATGCTTTATACTTCTGGTATGAGAATAAGTGAGCTTGTAAATATTGAAGTAAGTAATTGTGATTTTAGAAGAGGGATTATTAGAATAAAAGGGAAAGGTGGGAAAGAAAGATTTGTTCCAATTCATAAGAAATTAATTGAAGAGCTAAATAAATATCTTGAAATTAGGCATAATTATTTTGTAAAAGGTAGGGATAATGGGTATCTATTTTTGAATAAATTTGGAAATAAATTGAGCAGGGAGTATTGTTGGAAAATTGTAAGGAAATATGCTGAAATGGCAGGAATAAAGAAAAAAGTTTCACCTCATGTTTTTAGACATACATTTGCAACACATCTTTTAAAAAATGGTGCTGATTTGAGGGTGATACAGATGCTGCTTGGCCATTCGTCAATTTTGACTACAGAGATTTATACTCAGCTGGATGATGATTCACTAAGAAATAGTTTATCAATACATCATCCACGCTTTAAGAGGTAA
- a CDS encoding CBS domain-containing protein codes for MKIVLTHISPDFDAFASAYTALKLYDADYFVYTTGFDDAIKKFIRDYQLDIPLIHLNELDTSNIETIIITDCKIRERLGDAANLLSKAKKIIIYDHHPVSGRDIDADEEFIFNFGSTSTIITERIKIRGLKLDIATATLLLLGIYEDTGFLSFSNTTPRDLYASAFLLENGADISVLQIYLQRDLSKQHIFILNQLLQNLNVLRVASFSIGIAHASYDEYVPEVAVLANKILNLEGLDACLLLIRIEDRVLFVGRSKVDEIDVSKVAEGFKGGGHPYAASAVIKDMTLQESLEKLSYLIEENIKPIKFAMDFMTSPVKYIDVDSKFEEALDIFMKYNLNGMPVVKDGKTVGLISRKDILQGMKHGLKNEKVSSIMQTEFFTVKPDTPFSVVEDIILEKRQKLVPVEEDGRLVGVITRTDFLRAMAELNKTPKYILGRISSIDSKRFRNVKHLMKDRLPGKIYNILVEIGVLADQVGMNAYVVGGFVRDLIMKIENFDIDIVVEGDAVVLAKKFAKLKNAKVSVHYKFKTAVVILPDNFRIDFATARSEYYDFPAAAPKVEDSSIKIDLYRRDFTINTIAIKLNKEDFGALVDYFGAQSDIRDRKIRVLHNLSFVDDPSRIFRAIRFAVRYNFDIGPHTERLLKHAINLKLIDRIVGQRLFLEIKYILCEKEYLKALNMMKNYGILKFFSNSINFSEESLEIFKFLDKLINWYSVQINRNIEIWIPRFNLLFHSLKRGEFIKLLERFEFNSNYKKYFASQVFKSRNAAIRLKKNKNITNSYIYNTLKDLEDEFVLYLSAILGEKFENLIKKYYTYIKEIKLEINGNDLKDLGYKPSEKFKYVLDKLLELKLDGVILNKGDEIKYAKKLFEEIESGRNSGN; via the coding sequence TTGAAGATAGTATTGACTCATATAAGCCCAGATTTTGATGCTTTTGCAAGCGCTTATACAGCATTAAAGTTGTATGATGCTGATTATTTTGTCTATACTACTGGCTTTGATGATGCTATTAAAAAATTTATCAGAGATTATCAGCTTGATATCCCGCTAATTCATTTAAATGAATTAGATACATCAAATATTGAAACAATCATTATTACAGATTGCAAAATTAGGGAAAGATTGGGTGATGCAGCTAATTTACTTTCAAAAGCAAAAAAAATTATAATTTATGATCATCATCCTGTAAGTGGTAGAGATATAGATGCTGATGAAGAGTTTATTTTTAATTTTGGTTCAACATCAACGATTATTACAGAAAGAATAAAAATTAGAGGCTTAAAACTTGATATAGCAACAGCGACATTACTATTGTTAGGTATTTATGAAGATACTGGATTTTTATCCTTTAGCAATACGACTCCGAGGGATTTATATGCTTCAGCATTTTTGTTGGAAAATGGAGCAGATATTTCAGTATTACAGATATATTTGCAAAGAGATTTAAGTAAACAGCATATTTTTATATTGAATCAGCTTTTACAAAATTTAAATGTTTTGAGAGTTGCATCGTTTTCGATAGGTATTGCTCATGCCAGTTATGATGAATATGTGCCTGAAGTAGCTGTTTTAGCAAATAAAATTTTAAACTTAGAAGGTTTAGATGCTTGTTTGTTATTAATCAGAATTGAAGATAGAGTATTGTTTGTAGGAAGAAGTAAGGTAGATGAAATTGATGTAAGTAAAGTAGCAGAGGGTTTTAAAGGGGGTGGACACCCTTATGCTGCAAGTGCAGTTATAAAAGATATGACTTTGCAGGAATCTTTAGAGAAACTTAGTTATTTGATAGAAGAAAATATTAAACCTATAAAATTTGCTATGGACTTTATGACATCACCTGTTAAATACATTGATGTTGATAGTAAGTTTGAAGAAGCTTTAGATATTTTTATGAAATATAATTTAAACGGGATGCCAGTTGTAAAAGATGGTAAAACAGTTGGATTGATCTCAAGAAAAGATATTTTACAAGGTATGAAGCACGGTTTAAAAAATGAAAAAGTTAGTTCTATTATGCAAACTGAGTTTTTTACTGTAAAACCAGATACCCCTTTTTCTGTTGTAGAAGATATTATTTTGGAAAAAAGACAAAAACTTGTTCCTGTTGAAGAAGATGGTAGGTTGGTCGGGGTAATAACAAGAACTGATTTTCTAAGGGCTATGGCTGAGTTAAATAAAACTCCAAAATATATTTTGGGTAGAATATCGAGCATTGATAGTAAGAGATTTAGAAATGTTAAGCACTTAATGAAGGATAGATTACCTGGAAAGATATATAATATCTTAGTTGAAATCGGAGTATTAGCTGATCAAGTTGGAATGAATGCATATGTGGTTGGTGGGTTCGTACGTGATTTAATTATGAAAATAGAAAATTTTGATATAGATATTGTTGTTGAAGGTGATGCAGTTGTTTTAGCAAAAAAGTTTGCAAAATTGAAGAATGCAAAAGTATCAGTACATTACAAATTCAAAACTGCTGTAGTTATTTTACCTGATAATTTTAGAATTGATTTTGCAACTGCAAGATCTGAGTATTACGATTTCCCAGCAGCTGCTCCAAAAGTTGAAGATTCTTCAATAAAGATAGATCTTTACAGAAGAGATTTTACCATAAATACTATAGCAATTAAATTAAACAAAGAAGATTTTGGTGCATTGGTAGATTATTTTGGTGCTCAGTCTGATATTCGGGATAGGAAAATTAGGGTTTTACACAATTTGAGTTTTGTAGATGATCCATCCAGGATTTTTAGAGCTATTAGATTTGCTGTAAGATACAATTTTGATATAGGGCCCCATACAGAAAGGTTGCTTAAACATGCAATTAATTTAAAACTCATTGATAGAATTGTTGGGCAAAGATTATTTTTAGAAATAAAATATATTTTATGCGAAAAAGAATATCTTAAAGCATTGAACATGATGAAAAATTATGGAATATTAAAATTTTTTAGTAATTCAATAAACTTTTCTGAGGAAAGTTTAGAGATTTTTAAGTTTTTGGATAAATTGATTAACTGGTATAGTGTTCAAATTAATAGAAATATTGAAATCTGGATACCAAGATTTAATTTACTGTTTCACTCATTGAAAAGAGGCGAGTTTATTAAATTGCTAGAACGTTTTGAATTTAATTCTAATTATAAAAAATATTTTGCTTCTCAGGTTTTTAAATCGAGGAATGCTGCAATTAGGTTAAAGAAAAACAAGAATATAACAAATTCTTATATATACAACACCTTAAAGGATCTTGAGGATGAGTTTGTTTTATATTTATCTGCTATATTGGGTGAAAAGTTTGAGAATCTTATAAAAAAATACTATACTTATATTAAAGAGATAAAACTAGAAATAAATGGAAATGATTTAAAAGATTTAGGGTATAAACCCTCTGAAAAATTTAAGTATGTTTTAGATAAGTTATTGGAATTAAAGTTAGATGGTGTTATTTTAAATAAAGGAGATGAGATAAAATATGCAAAAAAATTATTTGAGGAGATAGAGAGTGGAAGAAACAGTGGAAATTAA
- a CDS encoding PhoH family protein, translating into MEETVEIKRVVSVEEQILPILLGSNDDNLKLIKKKMDVKIVVRGSDFIIVGDYENVEKTTKLLDHLKHVALVRDINSNDVTDAINMISSHKDENISAVLTDHVKVAGFVKKVVPKTKVQHDYINAIRDYDIVFGIGPAGTGKTYLAMAMAINLYLNKMVNRIILTRPAVEAGERLGFLPGDIEDKITPYLRPLYDALYSMLSIDKTAKLIEKGVIELAPLAFMRGRTLNDSFVILDEAQNTTVEQMKMFLTRLGFNSKAVITGDITQIDLPKDKQSGLVVVKEILKDVKGIKFISFTEKDVVRHPLVQRIIKAYEKYEMEGNKS; encoded by the coding sequence GTGGAAGAAACAGTGGAAATTAAGAGAGTAGTATCAGTTGAAGAGCAGATTCTACCCATTCTATTAGGTTCGAATGATGATAACTTAAAGCTAATAAAAAAGAAAATGGATGTAAAAATAGTTGTTAGAGGTTCTGATTTTATTATTGTAGGTGATTATGAAAATGTCGAAAAAACAACTAAGTTACTTGATCATTTAAAACATGTAGCTCTAGTTAGAGATATAAATAGTAATGATGTAACAGATGCTATAAATATGATTAGCAGCCATAAAGACGAAAACATTTCTGCAGTTTTAACTGACCATGTGAAAGTAGCTGGTTTTGTTAAAAAAGTTGTACCTAAGACAAAAGTGCAGCATGATTATATAAATGCGATTAGGGATTATGATATTGTTTTTGGTATTGGGCCGGCTGGTACAGGGAAGACATATTTGGCTATGGCTATGGCAATAAATTTGTATCTGAATAAAATGGTAAACAGGATTATTTTAACTAGACCAGCTGTAGAGGCTGGAGAAAGATTAGGGTTTTTACCTGGTGATATAGAAGATAAAATTACTCCTTATTTGAGACCACTTTATGATGCTTTATACAGTATGCTGAGTATTGACAAGACAGCAAAGTTAATAGAAAAAGGGGTTATAGAGCTTGCGCCACTTGCTTTTATGAGAGGCAGGACTTTAAATGATTCTTTTGTTATCCTTGATGAAGCGCAAAACACAACTGTGGAACAAATGAAAATGTTTCTCACAAGGTTAGGATTTAATTCTAAAGCTGTAATTACTGGGGATATAACACAAATCGATTTACCTAAAGATAAGCAGTCAGGTCTTGTTGTAGTAAAAGAGATATTAAAAGATGTAAAAGGGATTAAGTTTATTAGTTTTACCGAAAAAGATGTTGTAAGACATCCTTTGGTGCAAAGAATAATCAAGGCTTATGAAAAATATGAAATGGAAGGTAACAAAAGTTGA
- the ybeY gene encoding rRNA maturation RNase YbeY, with translation MSNKIKLNILINKKNPVQVSDDFFYKVSELVFEQINYPLSEAEISLLLTNSEEIKILNKNFRDKDYPTDVLSFPMNDECLEDSILGDIVINLDKVEEYSKENDIPYERELAFLYIHGLLHLLGYDHEINEEEEKIMFDLQEDILKKAINQGVCG, from the coding sequence TTGAGTAACAAGATAAAGTTAAACATATTGATTAATAAAAAGAATCCTGTACAAGTCTCTGATGATTTCTTTTATAAAGTTTCTGAACTTGTTTTTGAGCAGATAAACTATCCCTTATCTGAAGCTGAGATTTCTTTGTTGTTGACCAACAGTGAAGAGATAAAAATTTTAAATAAAAATTTTAGAGATAAAGATTACCCTACCGATGTTTTATCGTTTCCAATGAATGATGAATGTTTAGAGGATAGTATCCTTGGTGATATTGTAATTAATTTAGACAAGGTGGAAGAATATAGTAAAGAAAATGACATACCTTATGAAAGAGAGTTGGCATTTTTGTATATCCATGGATTGCTTCATCTACTTGGTTATGATCACGAAATAAATGAAGAGGAAGAGAAAATTATGTTTGATTTACAAGAGGATATTCTGAAAAAAGCTATCAATCAAGGTGTTTGTGGCTAA